A genomic window from Antedon mediterranea chromosome 4, ecAntMedi1.1, whole genome shotgun sequence includes:
- the LOC140046777 gene encoding uncharacterized protein, whose protein sequence is MALYPAAICFLVAILVIGVHSEVATFNMGGVTGNITFTSINGGVYTIVTALSGLAGTYSWGVHQFPMFYNIKSPCSAVGNVVHSFSDESGTLLSSVTNQPLTSTLNEPIVDRSLVLSSTTSGDRICAHIHRDTSDVMTAVAKFQEPFAGTIMLRQDASDSTAITTVFVDLYDTVMPIEAATYNWRVAEFTGDVDFDMSPEMICNQVISSEPYNPTNKDACNQTNLSNCSIGDLTGKFNALTVQPIHSIEKQFFDDTNLPLSGSNSVIQQILVLENGNARSCAYIRTLLSKQVTTFIDADNVQGLFNFRQNSPLDYTRVDIHLNNMQNLAGGYHIHEFPVPQRFSAEDQICSGDSVSGHFNPYNVEVGSTYPAPTTATLDMYELGDLSGKYGDFVGLDSVNETYMDWNLPLFGRNSVIGRSIVIHFSADGARWVCSTIGYPGEVKTVYGQFQTPVVGSIIFRQMADDPLSDTSVFIDVAYGNGSPATHDHNWHVHIAKVGGDMISDTGVCKSCEGHANPFNVYLDEYSNCNPNYPMRCEVGDLAGKHGRITIADSMNTKEGRFFATDVQLPLSGFGSIDAMSMVIHTPDAGAPRFACTDIHALEPKVICTSMWTDGPATGEMRFTQESLYDRTTSEIRMENLGMEAGGYHVHLLPVPMEADSPCSPASVQGHFNPFNSVIPTNGTDDMFEVGDLSSKYDSFAGKETFDRVYHDSNLYLFGPQSIVGRSIVIHRDDETASRWMCSSLEQKLPAGAFQIEVESKINSNTYSGYIKMSQVHYGTGLLSDTTIELSLAPIGDYVEDTEIAWQIISNYGFDKCVKNSDNSDKTYNPYVVDDSKESYNTECGLSSHVRCTVGDLTRKHGYFSTTLKRAIFNDVNLDLSGRAAVIGHDLYLTDASNNNIYCGILEPTYTSGKLTSLTFPQKDIKFDEYDFRKTISDNIASLEMWQIVATIEPVRAEREDCITVQFWILGENREQIVRDINDAEYEVGLGKYSQTDICNSAFCTVSSLFSIIMLIFSSIILKNP, encoded by the exons GTTTTCTTGTGGCAATATTAGTTATAGGGGTGCATTCAGAGGTTGCAACGTTCAACATGGGTGGTGTAACCGGCAATATAACGTTTACATCGATTAACGGCGGTGTTTATACCATAGTCACAGCACTATCAGGACTTGCAGGTACTTATTCTTGGGGAGTACACCAATTTCCAATGTTTTACAACATAAAATCGCCGTGTTCAGCAGTTGGTAACGTTGTACACAGCTTCTCCGACGAGTCTGGTACATTATTATCATCCGTGACAAATCAACCACTAACCAGCACCTTAAATGAACCGATTGTCGACCGATCTCTTGTTTTGTCATCTACCACCAGTGGTGATCGAATTTGCGCGCACATTCATCGTGACACATCAGACGTCATGACAGCGGTGGCCAAGTTCCAAGAGCCATTTGCAGGTACGATAATGCTCCGACAAGACGCAAGCGATAGTACAGCAATTACGACAGTGTTTGTCGATCTATACGATACGGTAATGCCAATCGAAGCTGCAACGTATAATTGGAGAGTAGCAGAATTCACCGGTGATGTAGATTTTGATATGTCTCCTGAAATGATATGCAATCAAGTTATATCAAGTGAACCATATAATCCAACAAATAAAGATGCATGTAATCAAACCAATCTATCTAATTGTTCCATCGGCGATTTAACTGGAAAGTTTAATGCCCTGACCGTTCAACCAATTCATTCGATTGAAAAGCAGTTCTTTGACGACACTAATCTTCCACTTTCTGGTAGTAATTCGGTTATACAACAGATTCTAGTCTTGGAGAATGGAAACGCCAGGTCGTGTGCTTATATAAGAACACTCTTGAGTAAACAAGTAACTACTTTTATAGATGCAGACAATGTACAAGGACTCTTTAATTTTCGACAAAACTCTCCATTAGATTATACACGTGTTGACATTCATTTGAATAATATGCAAAATTTAGCAGGTGGTTACCACATCCATGAATTTCCGGTTCCACAGCGATTTAGCGCTGAAGATCAGATTTGCAGTGGGGATTCAGTGTCTGGTCACTTCAACCCATACAATGTAGAAGTGGGTAGCACATACCCCGCACCCACCACTGCAACACTAGACATGTACGAATTGGGCGATCTCAGCGGAAAATATGGTGATTTTGTTGGTCTTGATAGTGTTAATGAAACTTACATGGATTGGAATCTGCCACTGTTTGGAAGAAATAGTGTCATAGGCCGATCAATCGTTATTCACTTTTCTGCAGACGGGGCCCGATGGGTTTGCAGTACAATTGGCTATCCAGGAGAGGTAAAGACTGTATACGGACAATTCCAGACGCCTGTTGTTGGAAGTATAATATTCAGGCAAATGGCAGACGATCCATTGTCCGATACGTCTGTGTTCATTGATGTCGCATATGGGAATGGTTCTCCGGCAACGCATGATCACAACTGGCATGTACATATTGCAAAGGTTGGCGGTGACATGATATCTGATACAGGAGTTTGCAAGAGCTGCGAAGGGCATGCCAACCCGTTCAATGTTTACCTGGATGAATATTCAAATTGTAATCCAAACTACCCAATGAGATGTGAAGTTGGTGACTTGGCAGGTAAACATGGACGGATCACTATTGCAGATTCTATGAACACAAAAGAAGGAAGGTTTTTTGCCACCGATGTACAACTACCTCTGTCAGGCTTTGGATCAATTGATGCAATGAGTATGGTAATACATACCCCCGATGCTGGAGCTCCACGATTTGCCTGTACTGATATACACGCGCTTGAACCTAAAGTTATCTGCACCAGTATGTGGACAGACGGGCCTGCAACTGGTGAAATGCGTTTTACGCAGGAATCTCTTTACGATAGGACTACTTCAGAAATCCGTATGGAAAACCTGGGAATGGAAGCAGGAGGATATCATGTTCATCTTCTACCAGTACCAATGGAAGCAGACTCTCCATGTAGCCCCGCATCGGTCCAAGGTCATTTCAATCCGTTTAACTCCGTTATACCCACAAATGGCACTGATGACATGTTCGAAGTTGGAGATTTAAGTAGTAAATACGACTCATTTGCTGGAAAAGAAACATTTGATAGAGTGTACCATGATTCAAATCTATATTTATTTGGGCCTCAAAGCATTGTGGGGCGATCCATTGTGATCCACAGGGATGACGAGACCGCTTCCCGATGGATGTGTTCGTCACTGGAGCAGAAACTACCAGCCGGTGCTTTTCAAATTGAAGTGGAGTCAAAAATCAATAGTAACACGTATTCAGGCTACATAAAAATG tcACAAGTTCACTATGGGACTGGATTGCTAAGTGATACAACAATTGAACTGTCTTTAGCACCTATTGGAGACTATGTGGAG GACACCGAAATCGCCTGGCAAATAATATCCAATTACGGCTTTGATAAATGTGTGAAAAATTCCGACAACAGTGACAAAACCTACAACCCATATGTTGTTGACGATTCCAAG GAAAGTTATAATACAGAGTGTGGGCTATCTAGCCACGTCCGGTGTACAGTAGGAGACTTAACACGTAAACATGGATATTTCAGCACCACGTTGAAACGTGCTATCTTTAATGATGTCAACTTGGACCTGTCGGGACGAGCTGCAG TAATTGGACATGACCTATACCTAACTGATGCAAGCAATAATAACATTTACTGTGGAATACTGGAGCCTACTTACACAAGCGGAAAGCTAACTTCACTAACCTTTCCTCAAAAGGACATAAAATTTGATGA GTACGATTTCCGAAAAACAATATCCGATAATATTGCTTCGCTTGAAATGTGGCAAATCGTAGCAACCATTGAACCAGTACGTGCCGAGCGAGAAGATTGCATTACCGTACAGTTCTGGATTCTAG GAGAAAATCGTGAACAAATAGTGAGAGATATCAATGATGCGGAATATGAAGTTGGTTTGGGAAAATACTCGCAGACGGATATTTGTAATTCAG caTTTTGTACTGTGTCATCTTTGTTCTCAATCATCATGCTAATTTTCTCATCAATCATCTTAAAAAATCCTTAA